One Coffea arabica cultivar ET-39 chromosome 5e, Coffea Arabica ET-39 HiFi, whole genome shotgun sequence DNA segment encodes these proteins:
- the LOC113743760 gene encoding NAC transcription factor 56 — protein MESTDSSTGSQQPQLPPGFRFHPTDEELVVHYLKKKAASAPLPVSIIAEVDLYKFDPWELPAKATFGEQEWYFFSPRDRKYPNGARPNRAATSGYWKATGTDKPVLTSGGTQKVGVKKALVFYGGKPPKGIKTNWIMHEYRLVDNKTSIKPPGCDIGNKKGSLRLDDWVLCRIYKKNNTPRPMDHDRDDLNDMMPSIPPSLPPSMSMSSQQKILGLKASNFGALLENEQSAFEVPGMLSSEGNSMSQLTSSGAAKSQLPLVGSASNHVIPAKRALPALYWNDEGNPISPSNKRFLADSSDGNIGRTNNDENSSIATLLSQLPQTTSLHQQAMLGSLGDGVFRQPYQVTGMNWYS, from the exons ATGGAGAGTACGGATTCATCCACTGGCTCTCAGCAGCCCCAGCTTCCCCCCGGCTTTCGCTTCCACCCCACCGATGAAGAGCTTGTAGTCCACTACCTCAAGAAAAAGGCCGCCTCAGCTCCCCTTCCCGTTTCCATCATAGCCGAAGTCGATCTCTATAAATTTGATCCTTGGGAGCTCCCAG CGAAGGCGACTTTTGGCGAACAAGAATGGTACTTTTTCAGTCCGAGGGACAGGAAGTATCCCAACGGGGCACGGCCGAATCGGGCGGCTACGTCGGGATACTGGAAGGCTACGGGGACTGACAAGCCTGTGCTTACCTCTGGGGGGACGCAGAAAGTTGGGGTGAAGAAAGCTCTGGTGTTCTACGGGGGAAAGCCACCAAAAGGGATCAAAACTAATTGGATCATGCATGAGTATAGGCTGGTTGATAACAAAACTAGTATCAAGCCTCCAGGTTGTGATATTGGCAACAAAAAAGGCTCCCTCAGG CTTGATGATTGGGTGCTATGTCGGATCTACAAGAAGAACAATACACCAAGACCAATGGATCATGACAGGGATGATTTGAATGATATGATGCCATCAATCCCTCCATCTTTACCGCCTTCAATGTCTATGTCGTCACAACAGAAGATTCTGGGACTGAAGGCTTCAAACTTTGGTGCATTGCTCGAAAATGAACAAAGCGCGTTTGAAGTACCGGGGATGCTGAGTAGTGAAGGTAACTCTATGTCTCAGTTAACTTCATCTGGGGCCGCAAAATCACAGCTGCCTTTGGTTGGTTCAGCTTCCAATCATGTCATCCCTGCAAAGAGAGCGCTCCCAGCTCTGTACTGGAACGACGAGGGAAACCCAATTTCTCCATCGAATAAGAGGTTTCTTGCTGACAGCAGTGATGGAAACATTGGGAGGACTAATAATGATGAGAACAGTTCAATCGCCACCCTCTTGAGTCAGCTTCCTCAAACAACTTCATTGCACCAACAAGCAATGTTGGGATCTCTTGGAGATGGGGTTTTTCGACAGCCTTATCAAGTTACTGGCATGAATTGGTACTCATAG